tttttacatgctaTGTATGGGGTTTTAcatcatcattttaaatgtaattaatgacaCTACTCTCTTTCCACACAGAATAAGTTTACTTTATAATCAGGCAGTGATGACAAATCTGCTGGAGGAATTAAAGATGACTTTTGCAGATGCAGACCCTGAGTGTATAAGGGGTATCAGAAAttcttattgtatttattttcatgtccCTTTCTTTTTGTCCCTCTAATAATTGGAATTGTTTCTGTCacttatctgatttttttaaaaatccagcaTGTTACAGGATTAACTATGTGACACTGCAGAGGAATTACTCTTTGACTGCAATGCCGGAACTGATGTCCAATGAGGAGGATGCCATTGTGTGCCATGCCATCAGTGTGTAATATCTAATGGGACCGAGCTAGAAGGACATTAATTTTGGACTTCTAACAAGCACTggtgcatgtttgttttagtattgctttaatttaattgcacccttatatattttttccttattcgTACTGtgctttgtatattttttaatgttgggtttaattaaaataataataattcagaatCAATtctattgtcattttttaaaggaTGTGGGGGATGTATAGGGTCTATGTACATACCTGCCCAATAACCAATTAAGTCACTAAGTTATGAGGGCTGGGGTTGGGCTGAATAAAAAGTAGTGGCTGGGTAATGTCCCAATAGATGTCAGGGTtttggaagtgtttttttttttaaacaactaatcaatgttgagataaaaaaaacaatagggaaGAGCAGAGTTGTGCAAAGGTGTAAAATACAAATGGAGCTTGAGGTGTGTCCCCTGACAAAATCCTTGAGTGGAATATTTACCATGGCAACAAATGGCTGTACCATGGAAGGATTCCTCAGCAAGATACATCCGAATTGGTATCAATCCGGAAGTATCCTagcttggtggaatttgatgtaTATGCTCAGTGGTACTTGTAGATACTTCCAAAAATCAGTGGTGTATACGGGAGTTTTCTAGTACAGATACACCTCTTTTCATGCAGTGGAAGTAAATCTTTTTGAGCAGTACTTCATTACTTCAATAATACAGCGTTCACCGTTTATCTTTGAGGCCTtgagcacaaggcagggtacaccagggacagggtgccagtccatcgcagggcacacttaCACTTCGTGCACTTTAAAAAAgctaattagtctaatctgcttGGCTTTGGCCTGAAGGAGGACTGTGTagtaccccgaggaaacccaccaggcctacagtatatgatatagttatgtatatacacatgcatataataattgattatcCATTATTATTTAGACTCAGATTTTACAGTAATTGGTCTCACGTCCTACCCCATCCTTCTTCAGCTGTTgtgttttaacatttatattgcTAAATACTGAAGATAATACTATGATATGATACTGTcatcataaatgtaaatatatttcccccttattttgtttgttatttttttggtttgtgatATTTAGGTGATGAAGTATGAAAATGGGTCCAAATTGCCTGATAAAGTCTAGAACACGGACGTTTTTGGTCCTGGCTTGGTATGTTTATGTTAGGGTGCTTCTTTTGGCTGCGAGAATGCACTTCCTATGAGCAACATTTGAGTGCAgtttatttaaagctacagacactATACCTGCACATTTGAAAAAGgaattaaacagcaaaaaaattatgcatgCCAGATTTTTAGGtaactttttttataaagtGGTATAATATGTGCCCTTTAACAAAAAGACTGTAGAAGTTACAGTACGAACTgaagttacagtatatagattaTGTATATAAACTTGCATATTGActaaaaaaatgtctattatgcaaaaactaaaatatcTGAAATAATCTGAAAAGTGACTACTTACTAGTTAAAGGAATGGCTCAAAAGACATATATTTAGATGAGCTCCTATTTCTGATCGTCTTTCTTAGATGGCAAGCTTTAAAATCCGGATTGTCCCATGCTAGGGTCTAACGAGAGGAATGGGTTTGTATAGATTGTCCATccttattgaaaaaaagttCAGGTACTGGATAAGTCTGAAGGCAAAGAGTATAAGTCTACAGAAGATATAGTTTGAGTGATTGAGGCAGACAGCATACATTGTATGGTTTCTTTACTCCTGGGTATAAGAGAAAACCTTATTAACTCTGTGGGCTCATTTTTGCTATATACCTTAGAGCTCTCTGTGAAACTGCTGGGCTCAGGAGTTTCAGAAATGACATCCATAACCTCAGTGGCATTGCCTGCTGCCTCCTCTGCTTTAGGCACATCATTTGGGGTAAAGTATGGCATAACTgatatttaatctttaaattaAGCTTCTAATACATCAACTAAACTGTCTGAATACTGATTTAAAGTACTGTAGATGCTCTTACAGCTTTGCTGGAGTTCAAGTTTAGTGAACTGGTCATAGCAGGAATTTTAAGGGCCTGGTCCACTTCGGTTTTGTTTAATGTGGAATCCAATGAAATGTTCCTTTTATATCCTGCAATAAAAAGGATataacacacactaatattagATTATGCACACTAAAAATCTAAGTAATGTTGATATATTTCATTTTGCActtgatacattttaaaattataaatacattttctatttACATTATGCTATATGAGAAGAACTGTGTCCTACAAGTAGTTTTAAAGTAGCTATAAACAGTGCATTACAGTACCTTCAGGCTGAGTGAACAACTTTTGTTGCTCAGCTTCCCTTAGCTTGGGGCCAAGACTTGGTTCAGGTGGAGATGGCTTTGTAATGGTCACCAATGTGGTTACAGTAGGCAGATCTTTACATGTTTCCTGTGCAGGAAATGCGCGCTCCATTGCCTCCTTATCTTTCCCTTGAGTTCCATTAGGAGCTGCCTTTTCCTTTGAGTTGGTAATTGACTCAGTAATCTCCTCAGAGATGGCTGCTGCTGCTTGCTTGCTAATAATCCTAGGTAGATGTGTTGGCTTGTCTGTTTGTAGGTCTTTTGAGTGAACTTGTGTGGTTGCTTCGAAGCTGAGAAAATGGATATTAAAAGGCAGGGATGTATCCTCCCTCAGGGCATTTAATATCATATTCTTCAAGGCTATTTCTGTGCCAGATTCCCCACCTGTCCCTGGAGGACCTGTTCCTGTAGATTCTACTTCTGTCTCAAACACCACAGCGTAGTGTATTGCAACACTTCCAGGTCtgcttatttgtataaaaagaaattgttacttcattcattcatgcgtTAGTACACACTGTCAATTTATAATTAGtgtattttaatatatgtgCCTCTAACTTAAAATGACCAAAAACatcacaaaatcattaaaaatgtgGAAGTTTTTCAGTGGTGGGCTGTGGAGGAGGAGAGTTAGTTAAAAAGACTGGAGGCAGTAATAAAAGCAAAGGAAtgttactgaaataaatttatattacatttagaaaagaaattTATTGGGACTGACATTTTTTCCCGCTTGTCAGACTCATACAACTTCAAGAGCTTCTTGCTAAAAAtgaactgtaatttttttatgttgttataGGAGAATGTGCTTAACTTTTTGACATTTGTAACATGTGAGAAGTGTTACCTTAAGACTGGACAATAACATCCCTGTAtgtgttacatacagtattgccTTACTGCAGTTTTAGTGGCACATTTAGCAGCATGCACAGTTCATTATACCTAGAGTAGAATTAGCTCAATTGGTACTTCTAAAAACATCGTCTAATTGGAGCACAGGGCTTTCTCTCTGTACATCTAATTTGCTCATTTGTTCTGTACTTAAATCTctaagtgaaagaaaaaaaaagaactattaACCCAAAAGTGCGATTTTCATGTTCAGCAGAAAGTAATTTGTGGACGGAAATTACTACTTACTGAATTCCCAGCAGTCGAATCTCTATAAATCCAGAAAGTTTGTTGAAAATTTGCAGCATCtgcaaagatataaacagcttGTCATTTAGACGCAAGTGCAGAAATGTTAcctaaaaacaatacaaagaaGTCTTATACCACGGCCATAACCATAAACATAACAGTAAGATGAGTAAAGAAACTTGGCACCTCAAATGGTACAGTATAAATGATTTCGTGTTGGTTTTTATTAGACAAGCCGTCTAGATAAGAATTAGGCACTGGACGACATTTATTTTGACACATATCAAATTAGGCCATTTCCCTGCCGGTCTCACATATAAATCACTGGTTTTGatcataaacacaaacagagaTGACTGAAGGatgttatttacagtataaaacacaCACCTCAGTGTTTAAGACACAGTAAAAGGATGCCACAGGTTTTACCTCACCTGCTCATGAAGACTATAGTGGACGTCCTGATATTGCAAGTTGTTAGAGTCTCTCAGTTGCTGACTGTATTCTGGGTCTTTTAAGGTCACACTAATCTCTATTATGTGCTGTTGAGGTGGGACcttgtttttttggaaaataaaaaagattttttaatggattttattttgttttatgtgaTCAAGTTTCTACACTTATAAAGCACAATAGCACAGTTTATACCTTTTCTGAATCCATGGCAAATTTCACCTGTGGAGTTTTTGAACCTGAAATTTCCATACTCATTAGTCAATAAATAccaaaagaaatgtatatacagtataggtaaaccttggattgcaagcataattcgttccagaagcatgcttgtttattaaggcactcatatactgtatcaaATCGAATttctccataagaaataatggaaactctatTTGTTCCACTATCCAAAAATATtcatccaaaaaaaattatacaaaatataaagtcaagCAAATTTACcttactttacctttgaaaggaATCATGACTggagtaaaaagaaaagaagaaggaggaggaggggggctactgtgtaggaccaatttcacacacagacacacacactaacggaatcactgctctgCCAGAAAACTTCTTTTACAGGGAACCtgtctaatgacacttgcttctgcctccttttgaggatttctCTGACGTTGAATTGTAATTAAACGGAatctcccgcactgctacagGCTTTTTAACCTTTATCTTCACTGGGGCTGTTGATGCAGTACAggtactaaagaacagtcactacacttggacaaaAAACTCGCATTGAGATTAAGTTACTcacaattcaaggttccaccgtactgtatatatagtatagtatatatatatatagtatataatttgAGTGTACATTTCTTGCCTGGTACAGATGTAGTCATGGCactagaaaaaacaaaacaacaacaacaataacaaaaatttaatttaattgttgcatttaatttcatttgattcATTTCGACAAGAATATTTTTTGGGTTTCCTGGTTACAAAGAATATACGATTAAAGGTATAACAGTTGTATTtggatttgaatttaatttaaattacctATTATGGTTTAGTACTATTTCATCCTTAGGATTTTGATATTCAACCTTACAATGTTGTGCTCGACCAATGAATGCTCATGGCCAAAGAAGGGTACAGCACCATTCATGGGCCACGAGGCATTTTACGCTTGCTTCAGTGTTAAAGAATAGCCCACACAACCATACCTACCCCtttgttaattttaattatcTGCTTTAGTAAATACGATACCCAGATTTATATTAAACTGACACAACGTgtcatatttaacatatttacagTAGTGTGCCATTATTTAAAACAGAGCAGGTGAAGGTCTCATATTAAACACTGCCATAAAATGTACACTAGTCCTAACACACCggatgtcattttttaaaaagttgaatAACAATCCAAGATGTATACATAATTGTTGGATACTTACTGATCTTTGTTTTCTTGAATGTTCACTTTCTGTAGACAAGAAACACCAGACTAACACAATAAATcaaataactaataaaatacatgttatGTGTTTGCttgatattaaattttttaggtGTTTATACTTTTATTGGTTATTTACTACAATATCCTTACCCTGGCCACCATGTCCATGTGTTCACTGGTGCTGCTAAAATTATGGGCCAAGTCCTCCACACACAGTGAGCCTGTCTGGCAGGCATGTACCCACTGCTGGAACTCCATTGTGTCAGGTAATCTGTCCAGGAAAATTTGGTATGCCTCCCATACAGCTTCCTGGCAGACTATTTAgtattaaacacaaagtataccATCATTATAGTCTGAACATTTCATATCTCGTTagcatacaacacacacacacacacacacacacacacacacacacacacacacacacacagtcaaaggTTCGGACACATTTTCTAATTCCGTAGTGTTTCCTGAATTTGGTTTATTTCTATAAAATTTCTATGCTGTAGACATTTGaataatatatgaaataatatgcaataatttctcttttttaaaatatgttttttaagttttctgATTTTTGATATGGAGATGTGCTGCTACTTATGATAATACAAATATTCCTCCAGTATTTgtttcttactgtatatttaagtttTACCTGAAGGAGAATAAACTTCAAAATCTACAAGCTCAACTCATTAAAATCTACTTTTAACTCTCTTGGTTCACTCCTGCAGTTTTGGCCTTTGTAATGCAGCTTCCTGTCCCAGAAGGCTTCTGATGACAGGTATGCTAAATATGATTTATGAAGGTATGCTCTGCTGGAGACAAATTTAGCCTTAATTTTTGGTTCTGTTCCCCTCATCAGTTACAATGTGTGATGCCCAACCTCTCAGTTTGTAATATGATTTGTGGTTGGTGATGACCTCTTCCATGTTCTCGTGAGGACATGCTTTGACCCCTGTACTGAATAGTGCTGATCTCTTCACTCGAAGCCTATTCAGGAGATGTGAATCTCGGACAGCCGCCAGATGCCTGGCTGCTTGTAAGGCCTTGTAGAAATGTCCATATTTGATGTTTCTGGTCCCTGATAAATGGTTCCTACTgaagtctgaaaaaaaaagttttgcaatTCAGCTTAGTTAAGTTTTTttgggatatttaaaaaaaaaaaaaagatataaaacagTTGTACAGAAATGTATCCTAATTAATATGTTAATCTTTAATGAGCAAGGTAGAGGTGATGGTGGTGAAAAAGAAATCAGAGGAACCACAATGAAAAAGAAACCCATCTTCCTCTATATGACACCAGGGCCATAAGTCATATCACTCAGGTTTATTGATGGTTTGACCCATCCTTGTgctccacttctggttggagatctcgtcacatggatgctctGTGTGcctctttgggatgtgtctggtgtctggggacagtTTCGACTCAAGGTTTCTTCAGGCCTCGACtagtgttggcagctgtttctctgagaacTTGACAGTtggatagttcaggactggaatttcatatgagtctacctgagtctccaataactacctggactccatattaacatcaattaacatcaactgttatgctgaactgcctgccacctacacagtatgaatgcagatcaattcctgctctctgtttcacccaaatgaggatgggttctctgttgagtctggttcctctcaaggtttcttcctattaccatctcagggagtttttccttgccgctgtcgccctcggcttgctcatcagggactatctgaccattctgattcatacaaaatcacattccatacaaacttaaataattcttttgattatgtaaagctgctttgcgacaataacaattatagaatagaatttaattaaatgaaataagtgTTAATGTTCGGATGTTCAGTATAAATGTTATAGTCCTTTTAATTATAGTAGCAGTTCTTACACTGAAAATGACTCATGTATTAACATATTTGAATTAAGggcagaaaaatatatattatgtataaataaaatcaaaataaataatgattttgaaTGGTATGTTTATGTTAGGATGCtacagtggctcagtggttagcactgtcgccttgcaccttcaggtgcagggttcaattcccttgtcaagtctgtgtgcatggagtttgcatgttctcgccatgcttggtgggtttttaccgggtgtgtgaatgtttttgtgagtgttgaccggaggtcaaaatgggaataaatacaatagttatCACTGGCTTTTAATGGTTGCTATTGACCTCCAtggttcctagttggactacaaaaaTTCTtacagtagatggatggatgtttatgttaaattaattaaataaaattaagtacatTTGCAAACACTGGGAACAGTATCTAGTttgagtttttctttaaaaaggggCACTTGATATAAATAGTTTTgagaatttaaaattattagtatatactgtacatatgggaGTCAtccacaaaacattttaatagtgtctttttataataatggtTAGAACAAAGCAAAATATGTTCTATGATTTATTGTGATTTAAATTGCTGTAATTATAATTGAAGtgttgatatttttatttcttagaaAGATTTCCTTAAGATGTGAACAATGTTTAATCTGAGCATGTCAATATGCATAAGTGATGATAAGCGATGTGGGAAGAGTATGAAATGTGGACTGTAAGTTATGAAGAGATTGTTAATGGACTGTAAAAACACATTGCCATTAATGTAAATGGAGACCAGATATGATGATATATTGTATCCACCACATTTCCATGGAATGTTATTGATTGATTACTGATTTGattaacacaaaaataaaattaaatgtgaatCATTACTAAACATTGCAACACTGCccatgcaataaataaataaataaataaattaattaattaattaattaacaaatgaaAAGCACATATACTGGCTTactcagagattttttttttccatcttgttGCTTTTATTGAATAGTTTATTGTAGAAATATGCTCTATAAATTAGGTCATAGCTTATTTGATCTGTGAAACTAAATCCATTCTTGGCTGTCTTTCACTTCTCCTGGTGGTGCAATGTTGTTTAGTCATTAAAGAATCGTTTCATTCATCCGGAACTGGGTCTCTATAGTGTTGCATTGTAATATCAGCTGCCAAACTGCAGAGACCTTAAGACATTAAGCCTTGCTTAGCAACCAGCATTTTCAGATCTGTACCTACTGTACTAGCATTAAAAGTAGTTGAGTTATAAACACATTATTTCACTACATAAGAACTTCACTACACCACAGTTAATTAAAATCatgaattaatttgttttaggtCATCAACTGATGCATACAAAATTAGGTGTTCCagcaggatttttatttatttaatgtaacagTTCAGCAGTGATTAATTCTGGTTTTCTATTTTTCTAACCATTAACTCTCATGGATTCTGCTTCTGATCCTCTGCTTAAGGCATATCTAATCAAATTAATTCATGTGATTTACAAAGACCAAAGACCAGAGAAGGTTTAGAGCTGGAACTAGGTCAGAAAGAAAGAAGTTTTCAAAGACACACATCTGGGATTTAGCATTTTATGTATCTTCTCAGGTCTAATTAGCGAATTAACAAGCCGGCATATTGAAGAAAATATACCCTAtaccctactccatttgatgttaaccttttttttattacatttttaataaaaatgtaataaaagtgCCGTGCTGTTTtatcttgtcatttgttttgttctggaagctctgaaaacaaattccttgtacgtgcaagcgttcttggcaataaaactcttacggattttaaaaaatctaattgtaaAAGCATCCCAGATAGCAGGACTCTGATCTAGATCTGCAGCAAATGTGATGTGAATCTGCCGGAGGCAAAAAGGATCTGAGTCGGATCCAGATCAGTGTTGTCTGCTACCTGGGATGGATTTATTCATTCTggtaaaaaagaataatctgGGCAAAATTACCATGCTGGTCAAAAGTGGTAATGTGGTAAAGCAGTACCATGAAACAAACATAAGCACTTATAATCATTGTACATATACGGTAAAAAAACCTTTATAAGTgaacttttattaatttttcataCCCACATTTAAGTTAAATGTCTTTGATACTTGGGAAAGCTGTGAAGGCCCCATAGAACAGCAGCAAGCCAGAAGCGATTAGTGTCTCACACTGCTACAAACAAATAGCCTTTTGTTTTACTCGGCTGATGAATGGAATGCCCAAACATAATGGCAAGGACAAGaaatcagttttaaaaatgcaataacaAGTTCTTCACCATATTGTAACAGTTTGACTTGAGTGCAAATGCTTggttttagctgtttatattgCATATGTAAGtcttgttttgtgttgtaaCGCTGAAGGTTTAGTGTAGGGGCTACTGCCATTAAGAGCTTATTGTGTTTTTATCTTCAATAAagttaaaatgcattaatctatGTCCTGAATATTTATCTTGTTAACCaccttgcttgtttttcaattatttatcaTGAAGCACATTATTCAGCAATGGttacaaattattaaatatatacattgagACTATTAAAGGACATATGCAATGCGGAGACGACTAAAAGTCTGGACAGGCCTTAAGGGGGTTAATTAATGAAACTAGCTAAATGCCAGGATGAACTGTCTCCGAAAGTATCCAGAGTAATAATTTAAATCTTTGCAAAGATCACAACATGGAATATTGTaacttgaaagaaaaaaaatgggcagGATGACAACTATATGATTAGAGACAGTAAGGTGATAAAGGTAGGAcatgtaataaatgttttaaaactcaGCACTATATCTTTTATGGACTGGGAGCACAGTTCAGACTTCTATTAAAGTGTGCGACAGGGTGCAAATAAGCCAAGCAAACACCATTCTGCAAACAGCTTTACACCTTCCTCCTGACTGCTACTTACCTTTGATTCTGCTGGCTTGGAGGGTAAACAAGAACAAGGTGAGGAATAGTCCTCTTTTCAAGGCCATCATGCCggtctttattttctttacaagtCAGTCACATTAAAAATTAGAGATATAGCGACATACAATCTTAGGTCCACTCAGTGCAAAATTAATGCTTCCACAAACACTGTGTGAAGGTTTTTCCACAAAAGGTGTTGCTTGCAGTAAAGTTGATCGATGAGTGCAGATTCCTGGGTGAAGATTTGATCCTTGAGGgcaggagtgtgtgtaagtCCTTGCAAtggttgtgaaaaaaaaatgtgtgtgaatgtagcCATTTATGTCTTAAAGATGGATGGGAAGAAGTGTGAAGGTTAAAAATATAGGCTCTTTTTTGGAAGTCATCTGTGTTCCACCCACTCCTCCTAATCATGTCGCTTGCTTGTGGCAGACTATCGTCATCCTCTTAGTTGCATTCTCAAGCATGTATAAACAAAACACTTTCACTCCCAACCAGACCAGTGCAAGCGCTCCTGCCTCTCTTGTGTTATCTGTCTTCTGCTTCCCAGTACCTGCCTCAAAGCAGACGATTCGCCAAATGTTCTGCTGCATGCCAAACTCTGCCGGCTGCCAAGAGGAGGTGAGATCTGTGTGTCATgtgacagtgtgtgtctgtctgatAGAAACTAAAcattagatgtgtgtgtgtgtatgtgtgtgtgggtgcatgattgcatgtgtgtgtactgtgttctgtgttctgcttttattaacatttaaatgagCCTTTACTGCACACCAAGAGGAAGAGACAAttagaaaaatgtttatttatgtctCCTAGACAACTATGATGTCTGCGTGAAACCAAAATGAGACTACGATACATTTCTCCTGCAACTCAACACTTCAACATCTTAAATTAGCCTCCTTTTAAGTTTCAAAGGAGCTCTCTTCAAAATCAAATACTTCTTAACTTTATCTTTGTAGTCTCAGGCAGATAAATCAGAGGGCTCTCTATATGGGCTCAATCCATTCTAATCCCACCATCATTCATATGGTGCATCATTCATAAGAGCAAATAAAGAGCTCTTTGCTGGCGCTCACTGAATTTTCATCAAAACTTAATAGATTTCTGTTCTCAGCGATATCTGACTTTATTATTCCcacaacattatttttttaattattaattttgtattgtatttgtaGGCTGAATGAACAGATTGAAAATGGTTGATTGCATGCTTTGCTGTTATAACCCAAATTATATTTTCTGCAAATAACTTTAAGTATTCCTCTAGACTTTATTCAGTGTTGAATCATGTACCACTTAATAAAACTTTATCATGATTGTTTATTTGTGATTtgttacactgtaaaaaataaatagtacattttatggtaaataaatgacaTCTGTGACTGTGAGtgggattgcactcattatactgtatactgtatataatgtactttttttttttacagtttataactgtctacagtaattaaaatgtttatggtgttataaaaacagtttattcccgtcaaattccagggtttacattgtaacaaatacgcatcataaccattttttttacagctcagaactgtctaatttaaagatttatgttgtaataatgGTTCAGCTCAGaacttactcattgtctatacaactttatcctgtattttgggggtgggggggggggatacctggaggaaacccaccaagaacgggaagaacatacagtacaaactccatgcacacagagacaggaatcgagcctggccgggaatcgaacctggatcctggaggtgaaagtgctaaccactacactaccatgCTTGCTACACAATCGCTATTGTTGTtggactattttttttaaattatgaataaccacagtgaattcattcagcaattctgtgaaagcatcattttatcacactaGCTGGGAGCTAAAAGA
This genomic stretch from Clarias gariepinus isolate MV-2021 ecotype Netherlands chromosome 13, CGAR_prim_01v2, whole genome shotgun sequence harbors:
- the impg1b gene encoding LOW QUALITY PROTEIN: interphotoreceptor matrix proteoglycan 1 (The sequence of the model RefSeq protein was modified relative to this genomic sequence to represent the inferred CDS: substituted 1 base at 1 genomic stop codon), with protein sequence MMALKRGLFLTLFLFTLQASRIKDFSRNHLSGTRNIKYGHFYKALQAARHLAAVRDSHLLNRLRVKRSALFSTGVKACPHENMEEVITNHKSYYKLRVCQEAVWEAYQIFLDRLPDTMEFQQWVHACQTGSLCVEDLAHNFSSTSEHMDMVARKVNIQENKDHAMTTSVPGKKCSKTPQVKFAMDSEKVXTVPPQQHIIEISVTLKDPEYSQQLRDSNNLQYQDVHYSLHEQMLQIFNKLSGFIEIRLLGIQPGSVAIHYAVVFETEVESTGTGPPGTGGESGTEIALKNMILNALREDTSLPFNIHFLSFEATTQVHSKDLQTDKPTHLPRIISKQAAAAISEEITESITNSKEKAAPNGTQGKDKEAMERAFPAQETCKDLPTVTTLVTITKPSPPEPSLGPKLREAEQQKLFTQPEGYKRNISLDSTLNKTEVDQALKIPAMTSSLNLNSSKALLLFLQSSLNGFKELHILTFRNGSVVVNNKMQLAKSVVDNITKAVHCTLDDFSNASSKRMDSEMDNQSAHHGDPCKYMDCNEFSHCVVNTLTTEAECVCDPGYSTVDGLPCQSICNLQPNYCLNGGLCESIPGHGVSCRCPAGKFWYYEGAHCSDLVSVPVDPFIFVLYLMGSLTVVCAVISLLVLINRKCIRTRKTVTLVHSDSSLCMDGFVRVNPIFENDDGVLTHVSSISYPTITDSGSPQSSDQGSFYSLDNMPLSIELPRQLYTTRSEKLVSELLGFHHCIPHVETWRLSNEHRRSCLLKGSDADGFEVSVL